The Candidatus Arthromitus sp. SFB-mouse-Japan genome includes a region encoding these proteins:
- a CDS encoding bifunctional metallophosphatase/5'-nucleotidase has product MNKNLRIIFTSDIHGYFFNTDYMDREVKHQGLLHLATRYNKDDETLIIDGGDILQGSPFTYFSQMQKSPDKIARIMNEVGYDFVTIGNHDFNYGYEYFKKYLEHLDAECVCENCLDEKGNSLYPHKIITMKNGLRVGIVGCVTEFVKFWESPQNLSGILIGNIIENLKKAYDQMKDKVDVSVCVYHGGFECDIDTGKIVETSGENVGTKICDELDFDVLLTGHQHIGIKGRYLKNTYVVQNLFNAMSFHEIKISRENNENIIESDMILAKDIPLSDKKVPFYEENERIQNLIDNFVGEIDEELLPDTHLNMALNGSKLADFINKVQIEYTGADISSTSFANRISGLPRKVRMRDLLLTYPFPNTLVLLEINGKNLKKALERSAEYFDMKDGEIIISERFLKPKIEHYNYDYFMGVDYKIDYEGDLGNRVYDVKVNGKEVFDDDTFTICLNSYRAKGTGGYSMYNDCKVIKKYDEEIFEILVDYVKNF; this is encoded by the coding sequence ATGAACAAGAATTTAAGAATAATTTTCACATCTGATATCCACGGATATTTTTTTAACACCGATTATATGGACAGAGAAGTCAAGCATCAAGGATTATTACATTTAGCAACAAGATATAATAAGGATGATGAAACTCTAATTATTGATGGGGGAGATATACTTCAAGGCTCCCCATTTACATATTTTAGTCAGATGCAAAAGTCTCCTGATAAAATCGCACGAATTATGAATGAAGTAGGGTACGATTTTGTTACTATTGGTAACCATGATTTTAATTATGGCTATGAATATTTTAAAAAATATTTGGAGCATTTAGATGCTGAATGTGTTTGTGAGAATTGTCTTGATGAGAAAGGTAATTCATTATATCCACATAAAATAATTACAATGAAAAATGGACTTAGGGTTGGAATTGTTGGATGTGTAACTGAGTTTGTGAAATTTTGGGAGAGTCCTCAAAATTTAAGTGGAATATTAATCGGGAATATTATTGAAAATTTAAAGAAAGCTTATGATCAAATGAAAGATAAAGTTGATGTAAGTGTATGCGTTTATCATGGAGGATTTGAATGTGACATTGATACTGGGAAAATAGTTGAAACGAGTGGGGAAAATGTTGGTACAAAAATTTGTGATGAGTTAGATTTTGATGTACTTTTAACAGGTCACCAGCATATTGGAATTAAAGGTAGGTATTTAAAAAACACTTATGTTGTGCAAAATTTATTTAATGCTATGAGTTTTCATGAGATAAAGATATCAAGAGAAAATAATGAAAATATTATTGAGTCTGATATGATACTTGCAAAAGATATACCGCTTTCCGATAAAAAAGTTCCATTCTATGAAGAAAATGAGAGAATTCAAAATCTTATAGATAATTTTGTTGGCGAGATAGATGAGGAGTTACTTCCTGATACTCATTTAAACATGGCACTTAATGGAAGTAAGCTTGCTGACTTTATAAATAAAGTTCAAATAGAATATACTGGAGCAGATATTTCTTCAACGAGTTTTGCTAATAGAATTTCAGGTCTTCCAAGAAAGGTTAGAATGAGAGATCTTTTATTGACGTATCCATTTCCAAATACTTTAGTTCTTTTAGAAATAAATGGTAAAAATTTAAAGAAAGCTCTTGAAAGAAGTGCCGAATACTTTGACATGAAAGATGGAGAAATTATTATTTCTGAAAGATTTTTGAAACCAAAGATTGAACATTATAATTATGATTATTTTATGGGTGTGGATTATAAAATCGATTATGAAGGGGATCTTGGGAATAGAGTTTATGATGTTAAAGTAAATGGAAAAGAAGTATTTGATGATGACACTTTTACAATTTGTTTAAATAGCTATAGAGCAAAAGGAACAGGCGGATATTCAATGTATAATGATTGTAAAGTAATAAAAAAATATGATGAAGAAATATTTGAAATATTAGTAGATTATGTTAAAAATTTTTAA
- a CDS encoding aldo/keto reductase, protein MIGSLGSKLKFNNGIEIPAFGLGVYKVPDNECINLVKGAIKNGYRLIDTASFYDNEVGTGKGVHEGIKEVGLKREDIFVTTKVWNAGLSYEQTMDSFNQSMNKLKLDYLDLYLIHWPGNPYSFQEPWRALEDLYFQGKVKSIGVCNFNEEHFENLMTFAKVKPVLNQIEIHPKLTQEALRKYCKDHDILVQAWSPLMRGQVFTDDVIVELSEKYRKTPAQIILRWHLQQDILVIFKSSNMERIISNADIFDFKISPEDINKISSLNEDLRTGPDPKVFNFVK, encoded by the coding sequence ATGATAGGTTCTTTAGGAAGTAAACTTAAGTTTAACAATGGAATTGAAATTCCTGCATTTGGTTTAGGTGTATATAAGGTTCCAGATAATGAATGTATAAATCTTGTCAAAGGTGCAATCAAGAATGGATATCGTCTGATTGATACAGCTTCATTTTATGATAATGAGGTGGGTACGGGTAAAGGTGTTCATGAAGGAATTAAAGAAGTAGGTTTAAAAAGAGAAGATATTTTTGTTACTACGAAAGTTTGGAATGCTGGACTTTCTTATGAACAAACTATGGATTCTTTTAATCAAAGTATGAACAAGCTTAAACTTGATTACTTGGATTTATACTTAATACACTGGCCAGGTAATCCATATTCTTTTCAGGAACCATGGAGAGCTTTGGAAGATTTATATTTTCAAGGCAAAGTTAAATCTATAGGTGTTTGTAATTTTAATGAAGAACATTTTGAAAATCTTATGACATTCGCCAAGGTTAAACCAGTGCTGAATCAAATTGAAATTCATCCAAAATTAACTCAAGAAGCTTTAAGAAAATATTGTAAAGATCATGATATATTAGTTCAAGCATGGTCACCTCTTATGAGAGGTCAGGTATTTACAGATGATGTGATTGTAGAACTTTCAGAAAAGTATAGAAAAACTCCGGCACAAATAATTCTTCGTTGGCATTTACAACAAGATATTCTAGTTATATTTAAGTCTTCTAATATGGAAAGGATTATAAGTAATGCTGATATTTTTGACTTTAAAATCAGTCCCGAGGATATTAATAAAATATCATCATTGAATGAAGATTTAAGAACAGGACCTGATCCTAAAGTTTTCAACTTTGTAAAATAG
- a CDS encoding DUF871 domain-containing protein: MKRLGISIYPEKTSKEELLEYIDRASYAGFSRIFSCLLSVVDDKEKIKKDFTYINEFAKSKGFEIIVDVAPSVFSKLGITYNDLKFFKEIQADGFRLDEGFTGNEEALMTFNEYNLKVEINASINVHTIDTIMDYYPNKYNLYGCHNFYPHAYSGLALDYFDECTDRFKRYGLRTAAFVTSQNQNTFGPWPVTQGLVTLEMHRNLSLLTQVKHYLSMGNIDDIIISNCYPSDDELEQFKDLDLRFVTFDVTVEDGVPELQRRVMFEELHINRGDVNSNMIRSTQPRIKYKGNKFELFNVPEIIKRGDIVIESSEYGHYAGELQIAKKDMKNTGFSNVVGKITEEELFILDYLKPWQKFKLKISG; encoded by the coding sequence ATGAAGAGGCTAGGAATCTCCATTTACCCCGAAAAAACTTCGAAAGAGGAATTGCTGGAATATATTGATAGAGCATCTTATGCTGGATTTTCGAGAATATTTTCTTGTTTACTTTCTGTGGTAGATGATAAAGAGAAGATAAAAAAAGATTTTACGTATATAAATGAGTTTGCAAAGTCTAAGGGTTTTGAAATTATCGTGGATGTAGCTCCAAGTGTTTTTTCTAAATTAGGAATTACATATAATGATTTGAAATTTTTCAAAGAAATTCAAGCGGATGGTTTTAGATTGGATGAGGGGTTTACAGGAAACGAAGAGGCGTTAATGACCTTTAATGAGTATAATTTAAAAGTTGAAATAAATGCAAGTATTAATGTTCATACTATAGATACAATTATGGATTATTATCCTAACAAATATAATTTGTATGGATGTCATAATTTTTATCCTCACGCTTACTCGGGTTTGGCTCTTGATTATTTCGATGAATGCACAGATAGATTTAAAAGATACGGATTAAGAACGGCTGCTTTTGTTACGAGTCAGAATCAAAATACATTTGGACCATGGCCTGTTACTCAAGGATTGGTTACCCTTGAGATGCATAGAAATTTATCATTACTGACACAGGTTAAACATTATTTATCTATGGGAAATATTGATGACATCATAATATCCAACTGTTATCCATCGGATGATGAATTAGAGCAATTTAAGGATTTAGACCTTAGGTTCGTGACTTTTGATGTGACTGTGGAAGATGGGGTGCCTGAACTTCAACGTAGAGTTATGTTTGAAGAATTGCACATTAACAGAGGGGATGTTAATTCTAACATGATCCGATCAACTCAGCCTCGGATTAAATATAAAGGAAATAAATTTGAATTATTTAATGTCCCAGAGATAATTAAACGTGGAGATATTGTAATAGAAAGTAGTGAATATGGTCATTATGCAGGAGAGTTGCAAATTGCAAAAAAAGATATGAAGAATACAGGATTTTCAAATGTTGTTGGGAAAATAACAGAAGAAGAATTATTCATATTAGATTATTTGAAGCCTTGGCAGAAATTTAAATTAAAAATTAGTGGTTGA